The following DNA comes from Archangium lipolyticum.
CGCGCCCACTTCCGCTACTCGGAAACCAACCGCCGCATCGGAGAGGCCACGCGCGAGCTGTTCCTCAGCTGGTACCTGCCCCGGCCCCTGCGAAAGCTCGGCCGTCCCGCAGTCCACTCCATGATGGATGAACCGCTCCGCGAGGCCTTCGGCTTCCCCCGGCCTCCCGCCGCGCTCCAACGCTCCGTCCAGGGCCTGCTGCGCGCCCGGAGCCTCGCGCTCCGCGCCTTCCCCGAACGCCTCCATCCAAAACTTGTTACCCGGTTGCAACACAAGAGCTACCCGGCGGGGTATGAAATCGAACAGCTCGGTCCCCCGGGGACCCAGCGCGAGCGCGTGAACGGTGGCCCCTCCCACGAAGGATGACGCTCCCCTCCTCCCGCGTGATACTCCGTGTCCAGGAGGAAACACGGATGAGCCTCTCCCGTTTCGTCTGGTTGCTCCCGGTGTTGCCCGTCCTCGTCATGGCTGGATGTGAGCCTTTCGAGCCCTGGTTCGACTACGCCCCGGACGACCCGAACCTGCAGTTCATCGGGCGCATGGACTTCTCCACCCCCGATGGCCCCACGTATGCCCATCCCGGTGTCACCATCCGCTTCCGGTGCAACTGCACCGGCGTGGACGTGGCCTTCGCCGACAAGGGCACCGGCGGCGAGGAGCACACCAACTGGGTCAACATCATCGTCGACGGCGAGACGAAGGCGAAGGTCGAGCTGAAGCAGGGCGGTGCGCAGTTCTACAAGGGCGCCCGCAACCTCGAGTCCGGCGAGCACGTCATCGAGATCGTCAAGCGCACCGAGTCCTATGCCGGTGACATGCAGTTCACGGGCCTCAGCCTCCAGGGCATCATCCTCGAGCCGCCGCCCCAGAAGTCCAAACGGCTGGAGATCATCGGCGACTCCATCAGCTGCGGCTACGGCAACGAGGTGCGCATCTTCGCCCCCAACTACACCGAGCCCAACACCGGCTACCACTCCAAGAACGAGGACATCTCCAAGGCCTATGGCTCACTGCTCGGCCGCAGGTTCGACGCCGATGTCGTCACCACCTGCATCTCCGGCACCGGCATCTACCGCAACCTCAATGGCGACACGGACAGGTCCAAGACGTTCCCCGGCCTCTACCCGCGCATCTACCCCAGCCAGGAGGCTCCCCTCTGGGACACCTGGAGGTTCATCCCCGACGCCATCATCATCAACCTGGGCAACAACGACTTCAATGTGATCGACGAGAACACCCGGCAGCCTCACGCCCCTCCCAAGGAGGAGTTCAAGGCCGCCTACAGGGACTTCATCCTCCAGCTTCGCGAGTACTACCCCCACGCGAAGATCGTCGCCTCCGTCGGCCCGATGATGAACGACAACTACCCGCCCGGCCTCAAGCACTGGACCAAGATGCAGGAATACGTCAAGGAGATGGTGACGTCCCTGGGCGACCCCAACGTCCACTACTTCGCCTACTCCCCCGTCCTGAGCGACCCCTACGGCGAGGACTGGCACCCCACCGCCGAGTCCCACTCCAGGATGGCCGATGAGATCGCTCCCTTCCTCTTGGACATCGGCTTCTGACACTCCCCGTGCCTTCGCGAGGCGTCCGGGGCTCCGTGTATGCTCGCTCCGCCCTTGTCTCCTGGAGCCCCCACCATGGACCGCTTCATCGTCGTGTTCGACGCCTCCCCCATCAACGAGCCGACTCCCTGGATGAAGCAGGCCGCATCCCAGGCCAACCTCTTCCTCGTCCTCCAGGATGACATCGCTCGCGCCATCTCCGAGGACCCCGCGGCCCGCAAGGTCCTCCTCGAGATCGACACCGTCGGCGCCGACCCCCGCATGGCCCCCTTCTACCAGGCCGCCCTCGACAAGCTCACCCAGGGGCAGTCTCGCATCGCCGTCCACAGCGTCACCTGGCTCACCTATGGGCTGAAGCCAGACGCCGTCGTCCTCTCCTTCGACCAGATGCAGAACGAGCGCGCTCGCGCCCACAAGCTGGGCATGAACGACCAGACCTATGACTATTACGTCGAGGAGGCCAAGAAGACCGTCCGCGGTTTTCTCAAGGGCGTGCCTCCGGAGCGGATGACCGAGGTCAGTGGTTCTGATTCACAGAAGGTCGCCGCCGCTGTCGCGTTCATTCGCTCCAAGCAACGCTGAGGGCTGGGACCGAGGGGTTCAACCCCCGGTCCTCTATACCCTCACCCCGTCCCTCTCCCAGAGGGAGAGGGTCTGAACCCCGTTCACCCGAAGGCGAACTCCTTCCCGAAGCTGTTCACGTCTTCGATCATGTTCGACACGTCGTGCAGCGTGTCGATCGTCCCCACCACCGTGCGCAATGGCGCCACCAACGGGCCCAGTCCGAACGTGCCCGCGATGTCCAGCGCCACCTCTGAGCCCTTCAGCGCGATGCTCGTCCAGTCCTTCGGGTCCTTGTTGAACTCGTCGTACAGGTCCTTGCCGTCTCCAATCGCGCTGATGATGCTCCCGCCAGGAATCGCCGCCCCTCCCGCCTTCGCCACCACCTCCGCGATCTTCTTCTCGATCGTCGTCCTCACCGAATCCGGCAGCGCCGACACGAACTGCTTCGCCAGCTTCCCCATCAGCTCCAGGCCCTCCTGTCCGAACGGCAGCGTCACGCTCGGCTTGTGCGGCCACACCGGCACCTCGAGCTTGTAGTTCTCGCCGTAGCCGATCACCTTCCCCACCGCCTGCATCACGTCTCCCAACGCCCCCGTGATGTCCCCCGACGCCAGCTTCTGCGTCGCCTGGAATACCTCGGCGATGGAGCCCGACTTCACCAACCCCTCGTTCAGGGTGTGATCCCCGAAGAACCGGCCCACGCTCCCCGGCAGCTTGCTCATCAGGTCCAGGAACCCCACCGCCGCGTCCGGATGGTTCGTCGCCAGCGTCTCGCCCGTCGCCCCCAGCGCCTCGATGAACCCCGGCACGTCCCCCTTCGTGAAGGCGTTCACCGCCTCACCCAGGTTCTTGCGGACCTCCGGATCCGACAGCGCCTCGCCTCCCTGCAACACCACGTCCGCCAGGCCCGGCGGCAGCTTCATCGTCTTCGTCAGCTTGTCCGCGATCCGGTCCTTCAGCCCGTCCGGTAGATCGTTGATCACCCCGCCGAAGGACTCGATCGCCTGGCCGAAGTCCTT
Coding sequences within:
- a CDS encoding SGNH/GDSL hydrolase family protein, with translation MSLSRFVWLLPVLPVLVMAGCEPFEPWFDYAPDDPNLQFIGRMDFSTPDGPTYAHPGVTIRFRCNCTGVDVAFADKGTGGEEHTNWVNIIVDGETKAKVELKQGGAQFYKGARNLESGEHVIEIVKRTESYAGDMQFTGLSLQGIILEPPPQKSKRLEIIGDSISCGYGNEVRIFAPNYTEPNTGYHSKNEDISKAYGSLLGRRFDADVVTTCISGTGIYRNLNGDTDRSKTFPGLYPRIYPSQEAPLWDTWRFIPDAIIINLGNNDFNVIDENTRQPHAPPKEEFKAAYRDFILQLREYYPHAKIVASVGPMMNDNYPPGLKHWTKMQEYVKEMVTSLGDPNVHYFAYSPVLSDPYGEDWHPTAESHSRMADEIAPFLLDIGF